CCCATACCACGTCAAACGATGCATCCGGAAAATCCGTATGGCAATAATCCATGATTTTAAATTCCGTCTGTTCGGATACACCACGGTCTTTGGCAAAAGCCTCCGCTTGGGCAACTTGCCTATCACTAAGTGTGATTCCTACCGCATGGCAGCCGCGGGTTTTGGCAAGATAAATACTGCTCCCGCCTACACCGCAACCGGCGTCAAGTACCCTATCCGATGAT
The genomic region above belongs to bacterium and contains:
- a CDS encoding class I SAM-dependent methyltransferase; this translates as MNTYLKNIVEYYHATEKAYHLHWDVKNSLSVHYGYWDDKVSSFSESLLRMNEVMAEAVGITSSDRVLDAGCGVGGSSIYLAKTRGCHAVGITLSDRQVAQAEAFAKDRGVSEQTEFKIMDYCHTDFPDASFDVVW